taatgcaacgcaaaaaggtaattgcgtatgcctcaaggaaATTGAAAAAACACGGAGAAAACTATATGACTCGTGACTTGGAATTAGGAgcgataatttttgcccttaagatttggagacattatctgtatggaagtaaatttaccgtttatacagatcataaaagcttaaggtacatatttgggcaaaaggaattaaacatgaggcaaagaagatggatggaaattctaagtgactacgattgtgatattcaatatcacgaaggaaaagcaaatgtagtcgcagatgccttaagtcgtaagtatcatgaaaagcaaaagcgagttcgtgctcttagattaaatctacagttagatttaatggaacaactgaagaatgttcaagcaatagcaatcaaggatgatgctgaatgAATGAAAGGAAGAATAAatgaattagaacaaggaactaATGGAATTTGGAGAAtccacaagaaaaggatttgggtacctaagcaaggagacttaagaaataagattttagaggaagcccataaatatAGGTATATTATGCACCCTggtaataataagatgtaccaagatttaagaaataatttctggtggataggaatgaaaaaggacattgctagatatgtatctaagtgtcttacttgttcgcaaaataaggcagaacatcagaaaccttcagggttacttcaacaattagaaatgcctgtttggaaatgggaactaataaccatggattttgttactaagttgcccaaaaccagaaaaggtaatgatgcgatttgggtaatcgtggatcgattaaccaaatcagctcattttctacccattaaagaaactttcagcatggaaaggttagccaaactatacgtagacgaagtagtatccctacatggagttccactctccattgtatcggatagagatagtcgtttcacttcacatttctagactagtttccaagaagcaatgggaacccgactaaatttaagtactgcataccaccctcaaacagacggacaaagtgaaagaacgattcaaaccctagaagacatgcttagggcatgtgtgatagattttggtcgAAACTGGGACGACCacctacctttaattgaattctcctataacaatagttatcatacaagcattgaagctgccccattcgaggcactgtatggGCGAAAATGCAGAACTCCAGTCTGCTGGGCAGAactaggagaaagtcagttatcaggtcctgaaatagtataagaaaccaccgacaagatcacacaaatcaaggaaagactaaaaactgctcgagatcgccagaagagttatgcagacaatcgacgcaagccactagaattccaagtcggtgacaaggtactcttgaaagtttctccttggaaaggagtagtgcggttcggaaagaaagggaaactaagtccaaggtacgtaggaccattcccGGTAATCcagcgaataggaccagttgcctatcgtttacaactaccagaagaactagctggagtacatgatgtgtttcatgtatccaacctcaagaaatgtctatctgatgAATCCCTgctagtacctcttcaagatgtagaggtaaatgaaaagttaaaatttgttgagaagccactacaaatagaagacagaaaggtcaagtttctcaaacacaaaagactcgtactggtcaaagtcaaatgggattcgaAGAGAGGACCTaagtacacttgggagctggaatcagagatgaagcgaaagtatccctacttgttccagtaaatctcgaggacgataTTTTTATTAAGGtgaggaggatgtaacaactctcaccaaaactattatttcttattatattttacccaataggaaaccctaattgagacccccaagtgatactgcatgacccctaaaattttcagaacaatcggaatcaggatcagggcccctaaaactcgggggggggggggtatttcctagtcAGTATTATCCAAACAGTTTTTTATAGGAATCGAATTTTAACAAACgatcgactcacccaagctactgagacacGTGGCTACCCTTTGctaaaagtgacctctcgcgccacgcgagagctCTCGTGACACGCGGGCGCGCCGTTTTTCCAGTATAAATTCAGGGGTTTGGCACTTGAAGTTTGGCATTGGTTCGACGTTAAAATTCGTTTTCTACACCGAGATATCATCTATTTactccaaaaacacacacaatcacgaaattctgccgcgataacagggtaataactcgatcactgctacgatttAATGTCTGATCGATAGAAaccaatccgatggatgtttaagtgttgcccaAACTCGGGTTAtgctttgtcattcgtcgtgaattcgatggatgtttaagtatcgcactttgacATTCATTGTgaaggttttgatctcgtgagttgTTGTAAAAGTTGGATtaaagttactaacctagttttcgtgtgcattgttatttgaattaggttaacaggcttatcagtaggctaaactctgcccgtttaaatctgcaaagtgagtcattctctttttattaataGTGTTTTACAATGCTCcaagtattttcaaaagttataattacagggactaagtctttgtagtcttcaattacaaccggtatgtggggttttgtatacattacttgataaccgtcaccattagACAACGGGTtagtgatacgtggttgaaaaccggtgtttgTTATTGCATAACTTGATGATTTTACATAAGTTTTAATTTCagatagcctacttttaatcaaaaatgtgttttgcaggtttgatggagtttaaggagctcttcgggagctttacgggtcatcgggtcgaaaaccggagcatcAGGACGCGTTATGGATCAACCGGAAGTGCGAATCGAAGAAATCGGAGAAGTGGGCTGgagagccgtcgccgacgggtcccaagCCATCGGCGACGCCCCCTAAAAACACCCGTCAGCCGCTTTTGCCCGTATCCAGTTAATAGGCCGTCGGCCACTTTCTTGTTtttgggagcccgtcggcgacggggtcaggctCGTCGGTGACGGGTAGTGGATTTCTGAAACGTGAAAGTTAATTTTTTGGGGGTTAATCTCGATGTCTATTGGTTAGGGGGCATccaattcgggagttacactttGTGTGGAGTTCAAACCTTGATCTTGGAGCCATTATTCATATACCATCCATCTCTATTTCCATCCATCATGAACATACAACCCGAATCAAGAATCACCCTCACCATCTTCACAATCAATCATCCATAACCCTAGTTCTCCATATCATCATCCTTCACCAAACCTTCATCATTTACCATTCCTTCATctttcaagcttcaagatgatctTCATCAAGTTCcaatcatccggtgatcaagcttcttcaaccatgagcggctaatcatctcggtttcaccccggtgtaggtagttgttaactctagggtttcgaattgttcttgtttcaactttgtgacaatttgtgtttgatttttgaaaccattgacaatagtttacatttgtttcgtattcgtaaattgtcaaacgatgttaaaagttatgactttacgaaatggttatgtgtagttatgcattgtcgtggttaggttttacttgtgttgattataaagtgtattcttgtccgtttttcgaaacgttgatagttattagcacctaagtcacgatacactaaatccgctaatcatACGCAATTGAGTTGATTCTATAAAACTTGTAGAAACCTAGGttggcaattaccgaaaccgggtgtgatccctttttcttattattgttcaaTAATCAATCTTTCTTGCAATCGTTACTTATTAGTTGTTAATTAATTCAATCTATTTCATTAGTTTAAATTCACATCTTCCAACAAAACCAAACGAAAACAAATatcatagcaagcttcataattgtgacactTCTCtataattcaatcgaatccacacacaaaccacatactcttcgtggttcgaccccttgctaccactaaccattcgttaagggtaatttgggcttataaatcttatctttgaccggaacgcgacactccgatcaaattttggcgccgttgccggggagtgcgtgcgctttgtgtttggattatTGTTTAAGTTTGCATGATtatctgtttaatttgtttagctttctttttgtactttgtctttttccttgttacgcgggtgtgttacttgtgcaggttacaggtagtgcatgcatacgcggaactccggtaggacttcacctttagtctacgaaccggaaatcgaaagagtcGCAAGAAGAAATCTAGCAAGCCGATTGGGAGCAacacttgcttctaatcaaaccaaccaaacaccacaactcacaccgaccattgaaaccgattcaatggcaaccCAAAATTCCAATCACCCAAACCTcaaccaaaaccaaaacaaattCCAATCCCGCGGAACCTTTCACCCTGCCCAAAATGTTCAATCTATACCTCAAGAGTGACCCGGTGGTAACAACAATACCggaccacccacaccacctttccaaaaccaaaatcccaacaacaaccaaagaacaccccaacaacaaaacCTTCATCGACAAACCTCCTTACTCCTCAACCTTGATGACCGGAATGTCAATTCCGACCGTCGAGGCAACCGAGATCGTGGCAATCCCGCGAACGAAGACCCATTTTTCAACATAGACGACTCGAGGAACGTCATCCCCGATGACGAACCTTATAGTGTCCCCGGTTATCAATCGCAAGAGCATGTGAGtgttcatacggaaaattcggatgACGGGGGCTATTATGATGATCGGGTCAATGATGTCGAAGATTGGGGGTACGTAAATCAGGGTAATATCTACAATACACGAGGATTTGAAGATGAGGAGTttggctatcaaaatgccaaCTATGTGGGGGATGATGACTATGGTTATGGGAATAGAAGAAATGACGGTTACGAAAATAACCGCCAACCACGAAACAATtaccaacggaaccggaatgatgggttttacaacaacaataacaatgctaaccctaaccggattcctcgtttcatGGGAGGGGGTAACCAAAGGGGTAACCAAGGTGGGAATCGAAGAGATGATAGAAGAGTTGATAGGGGGGGTGATCGAAGGGACAACCaaagaccggtcgatcaagagGTTAACggtccacaacgtcgtcaacaacctccacggggagtgaatGACCGTTTTCGACCGGTAGTTACCGACAATGATTCTCCTATAGTGTGCGAAAGGAGAATGTTCGATTGCAAACCCCATTACATCAATATACTTCCCCACTTTAATGGGAGGTCTAATGATGAGCCGTATACGCACTTGGCAGAGTTTTCTTCCATTTGCAACACTATTGGGGGGCACAACTTTGCACTAGAGGAGGTCAAACTTCGCTTGTTTCAATTTTCGTTGAAAGACAAGGCAAAGCAATGGTTTCTCACACTTCCGGCGAAAAGTATCTGGACATGGGGTGAAATGCAACAAGCCTTTTTAGACGAATACTATTCGATGGCGAAGACCGACGACGCTAGGGATGAAATAAGGTCGTTTTGGCAACTATCGAATGAACCGTTGCATGAAGCGTTCACTCGATTTAAAGAATTGATGAGgagatggccacatcaccaaatagaaaagtgGGAATTGGTGAAATGCTTTGTACGTGGTTTGGATGACGCAACATGGAATCGTCTCGAGTCAACGAGCAACAGGACTCTTTTGAGCAATCATGAAGATGACGATTGGGAATTTCTTGAGCGGATGAGTAAACGGTCAAAAGAAAaggaatcggccgatagagccaAGAAGCATCCCGTTTCCTGATCACTACCAGATCTTGATTCTAAGGATCGGAATTCCACTTTAGAATGGGAAATGGCTCGTATGAAGAAGAAGGAGGTGAACGCGGTCCAATTCGCGGTGTGTGAGGATTGTGGAGATATTGGCCATAGGACCGATCAATGTCCAACGAGGCCGGATGAGTACACCGAGGAAGTCAACCAAGTGTTCGGGGATAGAAAGAATAATGACATGAACTCGAACACTTACCATCCCGGATTGAGAAACCATCCTAACTTCCGATATGGGAATGTCgcgaatcaaatgaacccgaacttCCAACCGGGTAATCAAAGCGGGTCATCATATCAAAAtcgccaaggtggtaaccaaggaggttaCCAACGTAATTACAATCAAGGGTACCAAAGTCGGGACAACAACTACCAAGGAGggtaccaaaggaattacaacaATCAAGGCGGTAATGGAAGCGGGTCGAACAATCAAACCGGTGGAGATGACTTGAGTGCCAAAATGGATTCGTTGTTGAATATGCAAAAAGAATCTCACAATGATATTAAGGAGATAAAGAAGACGAATGAGATTCGAGACAAAGCACATGAGGCATTGGCAAAGCAAGTAGGCCAACTCGCGGAGCAAATGGCTCAAATGAGGGGAAgcatggggaagcttccaagtgacactgcggtgaaccctaagcatcaagggtcaagctcaaagaacacacgtgaggtaccaattaataaaattactttacgtagtggtcgagtcgtAGATAATAGTGTCAAAACACCATCACCTCAGTTTGTTGAAGGGGTAATGGAAGATGCTAGTGAAGATGAGAAtgaggatggtcaaacgggtaaaaataaaaatgacTTGAAAAAGAATAATAATATTCCCATTGTGACCATACCCatccccaaggctaaggaaaagggtgtggaggctaataccgccccttatcccgaagcattgaagggacccattaagaaagttgtaaacaaaagaggtccacaacaagaagagttgttggagattttcaaacaagtaaaaatcaatttacctcttttggatgcaatcaaACAAGTACCGTCTTATGATAAGTACTTGAAAGAATTGTGTACTCAAAAGCGAACTTATAAATTTCCTAAAAAAatagatttaaccgaaaatgtgagttcgattctttcgggtgcacttctacctaagctccaagatccgggtgcgcctatcatttcaattcaagtgggcgattttaaaatcaaccgggcacttctagatcttggtgctagcgtgagcattctaccgggtagtttgtatgaccaatatgagtttggtccacttcagTCGTCAAACACCACtatggtgttagccgatttgacacccaaactacccgtggaattgtttcggatgtgatagtaaaaatcgaggatttttactatccggtggactttttggtacttgattatgtggccaaggacccaaccaagcaacctacggtgattttgggtcgaccatTCTTAGCAACCGCAAATTCTCAAATTGATTGCAAAAcaggaacggttgacatgacatttggaaaccgaaggttgaggttgcatgttttttccagacttatgaaccctccagttgatgatgaatgctatatggcggacattgttgacacgtgtacacctctttgcgacacagttATGGATGGgaaaaacacaatggaggattgttatatgtttgacaggtcacaggtggaggtggaaaGGAGCATAGACGAGGAAGTGAAAagtttggaggtgcttgcggttagagagggaaaaccgacatggacgcatCAAGTTGAGAGTTTATcggagagcattgatactaaattgaagccgtcattagtagagcctccggaggttgagttgaaagcattgccgaagcatctcaagtatgcttacGTTGGTGAAGGCAATACActcccggttatcattgcatcaaATTTAACCGCGGAGCAAGAGGCGAAATTGATGGAcgttttggtcaccaatcgggcggcgattggaaGGACCATTGCtgatttgaagggtattagtccctcggtggtgatgcacaaaatcatcacggaagagaatgtgactcccgttcgagatgcacaaCGAAGATTAAATCCGAATATGCGGGAGGAGGTGAAGAAGGAAGTGCTGAAATGGCTCGATGCGagtatcatttacccgatctcaGATAGCtaatgggtgagcccaacacagacggttcccaagaaagcgggtatacaagtcgtcaaaaatgatgcaggtgaagaggtagccactcggccggtaaccgggtggcgaatttgtattgattataggaagttgaataccacaacttccaaagatcattttcctttaccattcattgatcaaatagttgagaaattatcggggcaacatttttattgcttcttagatggctattctggttataaccaaattgccatccatccggaagatcaatcaAAGACCACGTTTACTTGTCCCTACGGcaccttcgcatttaggcgaatgtcgtttggattatgtaacgcccccgccaccttccaaaggtgtatgatgagtatcttttcagatatgaTGGGGAAGTCTTTGGAAatattcatggatgatttctcaatttttgggtcatcatttgaggcttgtttggaccaactagataaagtgttaaaaaggtgtgtcgaaactagtttggtcctaagttgggaaaagagccattttatggttcaagagggaattgtgttgaGACACGTGGTgtcgagtcgtgggatagaggttgatcgtgcaaaGGTACAAGTTATATCTACTTTGCCGTATCCCACGACTAttaaaggtgttaggtcattTCTAGGTCACGCGGGTTTTTATcggcggtttattaagggttttagtgacaTAACCAAGCCcttatgtaatttgttgttaaaagatCAACCGTTTGATTTTATTGAGAATTGTCAAAACGCTTTtaacaaattaaaagaaaagttagttgaggccccaatcttgcaatcgcccaattggtctttaccttttgaaattatgtgcgatgcaagtgattacgcggtgggggccgtgttgggacaaagggttgacaagaaacccgttgccatatactacgcgagtaagactctttcggatgcacaattgaattacaccaccaccgaaaaagagctactCGCGGTGGTGTATGCGCTGGATAAATTTCGGTCatatatatggggtagtaaagtgattatttattctgatcacactacagttaggtacctcatggagaagaaagatgcTAAACCGAGATTGATCCGATGGGTAttgttgctccaagagtttgatttggagatacgggacaaaAAGGGTATCGAGAATGTGGTAGCAGACCACTTGTCCCGGTTGATGGTTGATGAGGATCCTAAAGCGTTAGAGATCAACGAGCCGTTCCCCGATGAGCATATTATGAAACTGGATAAATTACCGTGGTATGCAAACATTGTgaattatcttgttacaggtgacttaccggcacattgggatagacggaaGAGGCAGCACTTCAtgtctcaaatcaagtattaCCGGTTGGAGGAACCGCACTTGTGGAAAGAGTGTGCGGATCAAGTGATTAGGAGATGCATAGATGATGAAGAAATCCCAAGCGTGTTGCATCATTTACATTCGTTTGCATGTGGTGGCCATTTTAGTGGTCATAAAACGGGTCATAAAGTGTTGAATAGTGGTCTTTATTGGCCAACTATTTTTAAAGATGCAAATGAGTTTTCCAAGAATTGTATAGAGTGTCAAAAATTAGGGGGTAtttcaaaaagggatgaaatgcccatgcaaccaatccttgtagtcgatgttttcgatgtgtggggtattgatttcatgggcccattccccaattctTATGGCAAGTTGTACatcttggtggccgttgactacgtgtcaaaatgggtcgaagcaatagccaccaagcCAAACGACCATTCCGTGGTTGTTCAAACCAATATTTTttcaaggtttgggattcctcgtgtcatcataagtgatggaggatctcaTTTCAAAAACTTCCGGTTTGGAAAACTTTTAaaacggtttggtgttgaccatagaattgctaccccctatcacccgcaaacaagcgggcaagttgaggtgtcaaataggcaaatcaaagaCTTTTTGCAAAAGACCATgcgggcggaccgtaaggattggtcaattaagttgaacgatgctttatgggcctaccgtacggcacataagacacccatTGGCACTACACCTTACCGGCTGGATTACGGTAAAAATTGTCATTTACCAgttgaacttgtgcacaaatcATTATGGGCTATTAAGGAAGTTAATGTTCAATTTGATGATGCAGGTAGGGAACGGAAACTCAAGCTATGCGAGTTGGAGAAGCTAAGGGAAATGGCATATGAATGCGCGTCCAAGTATAAGGACGGAATGAAGAAGgcgcatgatgccaagttgagaaagaaagagtTCGAGGTTGGGCAAAAGGTATGGCTTTATGATTCGAAGCTCAAGTTCTTTCCTGGAAAGCTCCggagcaaatggatgggaccctatgtgATCACCAgggtcggacaattgggtgatgttaagatcgaggacccgaaggatgggtcacggcaaacggtaaatggtcatcggctaAAACTGTTT
The Helianthus annuus cultivar XRQ/B chromosome 6, HanXRQr2.0-SUNRISE, whole genome shotgun sequence genome window above contains:
- the LOC110867029 gene encoding eukaryotic peptide chain release factor GTP-binding subunit-like, producing MARMKKKEVNAVQFAVCEDCGDIGHRTDQCPTRPDEYTEEVNQVFGDRKNNDMNSNTYHPGLRNHPNFRYGNVANQMNPNFQPGNQSGSSYQNRQGGNQGGYQRNYNQGYQSRDNNYQGGYQRNYNNQGGNGSGSNNQTGGDDLSAKMDSLLNMQKESHNDIKEIKKTNEIRDKAHEALAKQVTGGGGKEHRRGSEKFGGACG